The sequence below is a genomic window from Ovis canadensis isolate MfBH-ARS-UI-01 breed Bighorn chromosome 8, ARS-UI_OviCan_v2, whole genome shotgun sequence.
GGGACACAGCAATCAAagctcttgttttaatttttaaaaacttataagGAGTATTATTTTAGGAAAACCAAAATAGTTACAAaaatttaaatctgtttctcCTGGTGATATGAATTTTTCAACTTCAGCTGTCATAAACAGGATTTTCTGAAAGCTACCTTTTTGAGCTGTTATGTTTTCGAAATGGTTGCAGAGCTTTCATAGCTTCCTCTAGGCAACTGCAAAGCTCTGAAACACACAGTAAGATGATTTCGCCAGAAGGGAGAGGAATTTGTAACAGCTATTTTTAGCACTGGACCCTCAGCACCATGGACAGCACACTCAAGAGTACTAGGCCAACCCAAACTTCCACAGAGGAAAGTCATCATATCTGGAAGGACCTTAGTTGGGATGCCACTAATAGCCCCTTCAGGACCTGACCCTTCTTCTAGGAATGTGACATTCtttagcaaaaatgaaaaagaaacaaaactttgtTTATCGACAGCACTGTGTTATTACTAGCATCTCAGGTCTCATCTCCTTCTTGCTTAGCTTTTATATGACAGTGCCCATCAAAACCTGAGAACTAATAGTCACAAACACAAGTCAGATTTAGGGGATGAGATCTGTTCTGGGTCATTCCCACTGTGCCACCTCAGATGACCTTTTCTGTACTCTACATAAGTTCAAGGCCAGTGGTTTAGAAGATGATTGCAGAAGAACAAAGAAATACAGGGACATGGAAAATTTTTGCTAAGACTTTAAGATGTATTAAAGCTTTTGGATATGATAGAAAAGGGAATGGGCTCAGGGTCAGTATGCTTAGTAACTAAGAGAATGGTCTTTGTGTACTCTTTAGAAAGTCATCTTATCTCCCAGATTTGATTCCTTCATGAGTAAAAATAAAAGGTCTAGATTAAATGATGATAGCATTATATAGTTTGCAAAAGGATTTTTTCTATATATGCTATGATTCCATATGCACATAATTTTAGTGTATTGTTTGCAGTACACTTGTTGGATTCTATTCTCCCTCAAGTGAGAgattgcagagaaggaaaaaaaatattcatattagGACAAAAACTGAGATGACAAGCAATTATACAACTGTAGCAATTAATTACactaaaatttaaaagcttctacTCTGCATATTTTAAGCCATTAGACTGAAAAACAATCTGTCATCTATCTCCGTCCACCCTATCATTTAAATATTGCACTATCTTCAGCATTTATCATATATTCTGATATCCAAATTTTAATACCCCACCCAAAAAACCCCACTAAGAAATCTTTATCTTCCATCAAGCAGAGGGAGACAGTAGTGTCTGGTATACTCATGGAGGGAAATGTTATCCATTTAGGACTCATTTCTTTCCAGGGGTTCCTGGTTCAAACTGGTCCctggaaaggaaacaaaacaaaacagtgaaggAGCTGTGATTGTAAATGACCCTCAgggtgaaaaaggaaaagaaatggcaatgGAAGAGATGTATCTTAGGAACGAGATGTTCTAGACAAAATTTGGGACAAAGAGGCTTTTCAGGAGTCAAAAGAGGTTTTGGTCAAGCCCTAAGCATTAATGACTGTGACGTAGAAACAGCCAAGAAAGAGTTCCAGTTTCTATGCCTAAATTTTATGCTCTTGCACGTTTGCTCTCAACTCTAATAGCAAAGAAAACACAGATGCGTTTCTTTAAAcccagacttactgaatcagatTGCAGCCATAATGCCCTAAcaaaatctcttcaaaaaattgaaaatgttaccaaagatgtggagaaactagaGTTAATAGTGCTACTAGCATCTACTCCAACAAAAATCTGAGAAATGTTAGGTATGAATTGAgaggggaaaacaaaaagaaactcgAGAAACAGAAATCTGGAGGAATTGTGATTGTGCTGGCTTCCCTACCTGGGTTTTTTCcttatgcgtgtgtgctaagtcacttaagtcatgtctgactctgcaaccctatggactgtagcctgcctggctcctctgtccatgggattctccaggcaagaatactggagtgggttgccatcccctccttcagggaaccttcccaatccagggatcaagcccgtgtctcttatgtcccctacattggctgAGAAGCCCTTTTCCTTATAAATTTTGCCTGTATTTTTGAGACTCTTACAGAGATTTtcatacagaaaataaatgaaaatccagCTTTGGGATAAATATATTCAAGTGAGAAGAGAGCAGAAACTATTCAAGCAAGCTGAATAAAGATACGAAAAATCTCAGGAATGTGAAAGAGATTTGGTACTAGAGATGACCCTTGGGAGATGGTTAAGATTCTGTCAGGAAATTTGAAAGATGGACGATAGTGGTAAAATCAGGTAAGGCCATTTCATAAGGGATGCTACCACGTTAAGGGGTGTAGATTTAATTTGAGGGTCATGAGGAGAGAggcaaatgttttaaaagagtaattaaatttctttttgagaTAACTGTCAGCATAGATGCTGAGTTGGAGAGGTAAAAAGGCAAAAGGAATGGGAAGAGCCAGAAGGGAGGAACTAGCGAACTACTGCAATAATCCAGCCtagagatggaggaaggagacaTAACATAGTAGTGATAGtaaagggtggaggtgggggaggaaacTGGAGAGGTATTCGAAAGGTTAACTTAATCAGATTTAGTAAAAGATTGAGTGTAGGGTTATTAAACTGCTAGGAGCAGCTTTCAACATAGGAGCTTGGAGAACCAAGTGAATGACAAATTTATCACCCAGACTAGGAAATGCAAGAACTAAGTCATTTGCAATTTAGCCAGTCTGGGTAAGCCTGTGTGATATCCAGGCGGAAATCCTCCTCTTGTAAGTTTGGAACCCAGGAAAGAATGGCAAAAAATGGAGATTTACCATAGCTCATCTATAGATATCTAATACTACAAATGCTCTACCATTGTACACCCATGTAGCCTTCCTCCAATTTCTTCGGCACCCGAAATTAATAAAAACCCTTTGagatcagacttttttttttaatgtgcaattATGCTGGAAAATGGACTGTAGACAGACAGCCTTAAACCTAAGAGGATgcattgtatattaaaaaaagaaaacatgcaatCTCTCCATAGTTTGTTTTAGTAATCAAATGTATTAATGTTATCTCAGGTCCCATTACATTTTatggaaaatgctttcagtttttctaaaATCCTTAAACAGTTTTCTGTAAAATACATCCACTTTAAATTATGTTaggcattttttttaattcacacaaTTGACACAACTTAAGAACCACCATAGATCCTCTcacactttcatttaaaaaaacaaaatgtcttcCATTAAGAAGATGTGAGTTCAACACGATAATTTGATATCCTATTCATTTGCCTTATTTGTATTTAACTTTGTATGTTGTACACCAAAATAACATGTACAAGACCCTCTTCTGAATATCACTTTTCATGATGATAATAGGTAGTGATCTTAAATGAACAGATTTCTATCcaattttataaaatcataaatCCATTTTACACACATTGATAAATAATTCAAACAAAGCTAACAGTGCTCATATGTACCTtaaatcatttcttaaaataaaggcaaatttatttattttatctagtggctcagatggtaaagtatcttcctacaatgcaagagacctgggttccatccctgggtggggaagatcccctggagaagggaatggcaacccactccagtattcttgcctgaagtattccatggacggaggagcctgacaggctctagcacatagggttgcaaagagttggacatgaatgagcgactttcactactgACTTGGTTaatgaaaattaaggaaataaaatttaaatatcatttcaTCATCTTTTTTATCCCAGCTAAGAATTCTCAGAAGAAACCACCAAAATCCTTTAGTGAAATATTTAGGTTTAACTAACaaactgttattttctttttttgagtctTCTCTTTCTGTTACTTGCTCCCCTCCAATATCCATCAGCAAAGTCAACAAAACATATTCTAAATCCAGCCCTTTTTCCTCTAATCTCTAAATGTGCCCTAGTCCAGCTAACAATCATCTCTTACCTGGGACATTGAATTATTTCTCTTCCACTCTTGCCCACACCTTAAACAGATCCTCCCTTtagaataatcttttaaaatagaatacttaatcatttatctacttaaaacCTTCAAAAACACAAGTAAAACAAAAGCTAAATATGTTACACTGTTTAGGTCCTATGTAATCCTGTGCCTGTCTGTCTCCAGCCAAACTTAATCTATGAGCTCCAGCCATTTGGGGCTGATTCTGATTCTGCAAACACGCCAGGGTCCTGGCACCGGCTCTTCTTTCTATTTCCAACACTGTTTTCTTCATATTTGCTTACCTGGCTCCTTTTCTGTTCCAGATCTCCCCATATAAATAGAAAAGCCTTTTTATCACCTAGCTTAAGCAATACCTCATGACTCTACCTAGTCAGAATATTTTAATTCTCTTCACAGCACTCATATTTGATCACTCAGAGAGTTCTgttgcttatttgtttgtttattgtccaTCTTCCAATATGTAATAGTAAAGTCCAGGAATATTCTGTGCATGGAAGAGATTATTACAGTGATGGAGAGCACAAGTATTGGGATCAAATAGCTGAGGTTTGAAGCTTTGATTGTAACTGCTATCCTCTGGAAAGTTATTAACACTTTGCCTCAGTTCCTCACATGTAAGATAGGACAAACATTAGTGTACACTTCATAAAGCTCTTGTGAATATCAAATGAGCTAACCAGGCATTGGTGTATTCTAAGGATCTGAGAAAAGCCATCTACTGTTTACCTCTGGACTTCAACACCTGGAATAATACTCAGTACAAGTGGAaacttaataaatactttttttttttttaagaagcagaggaaagaagaaCATTATACCTCTGTTTATTAATGTATTGAAGTGATTCATTCTCTTTTAGAAAAGatttgttatttccttttttcagttCTAAGGTATAGGCATATACCCAAAtgggaatttatttttcactttgtacTCCAACTCCTCATGGATGTAAATTACTTTGGAGCTTGAATGGTCTCTCTTATAAAATGGCACTAATAATCCCTGAACTTTAGCATGTCATAGAAATGTAAGGcaaaagagaactgaaaagcagCAATAATGTACCGGCTGTTTGTTAATTTAGCTGCCTTCTCTGTGTAACCTCACAGCTGCAATACAAGGCAGTTTCAATTGTAAACtagaaagaatataaattatgGCTAATTGAAAGTGCCAGAGAGACCCAAAAGATGATAAAATGCAATTACCCAAATTGGATGTGGGCCAGGCCAGGACTGGTATGTCTGTTCTTAGAAATAATGTGAAGTTTTATGTGGTAAGAATAGCTTGTTACAATATGGCTTCTGGAAACAGCTGGTACCTCAGTTTCCCCCAGGCTCCTAACAGCCCTATATTTCCAGGACCAAGTGCCCCTGGGAAAGGAGTTTATGGATGCTTCTTTTTCACAAATGACCACATATTTGCATAGATCTGACTTTATATCACTTAAAACCCAAGAGTGCTCCTGGTTTCCTGGTCTGGGATATCTGATGCCCTTTGGGGATAATTTATCTCAGAAACCACAGGCTATTAATTTGGTTTCAGGTTAGAAACTGCTGCTTCCTCATTCTTAGGGATAGAATAAGACATAATCTGGTCCTCCCCTTTTAGACAAAAAGACagaatttaatataatatttttcttttatgtatctTGGGCTTTAATTCCATGGCATATAAATAATACttgtaagatttatttttacaaatattttgtttatattaatgACACTAATACAGACAATGTCCATTTAAACCCCATATCCCAGACCAAAAAGTACAAATAAAGTCAAAAAGAGCAGCGTTCTGTTGTATACACTTCTGCATGAATAACTTTAACCGCTAATGAAAATTATATCTTTTCTGGGATCTTCTGACACGATTTTTCTTTCATCATAAAACGGTTTCTCCTCAGTGAAGCCATCTTTGGAGTTAGTCATTGTTCTTAACACCTCTGTCATGTGACTCCAACTGGATATTCCTCTTCTTTTGGTCCAGACCCTCAGATTTTAAAAGTAGCTTCAAATTAAGGAAAGGTCATTTTTCCACAATTCTGTTTTCCAAAAAACTTCCATCTCCAGGAATGAAGCAATCATATGCTAGAACTTCAGAGCCAATTGGAAAGTTGTAAGAAACACTAGCATTAGCTGATCTTATTTATCACAAGCCTGCAAATGCACAGTCCTGGAAAAGACAGCCTCTCTATgcacatatgtaattttaaaaaggaaagagtgATATGAAGGGGGCTGAGGTTTGGTCACAAAAAATCAGCATAATTAAAAGAAACAGTAATGAATAATGGGCACTCGAATTCAAATTACCAGATGTTTTAAAGAGATAGGGTGCCAGTTTTCAATTCTGTTTTGAACACCACATTACAAAAgaactattttgaaaaataaaaaaggattaaggggaaagaaaaaaaataaaaagagtatcTAAACCGTTGAACGACCCCCTGTTTATTCCTGATAAACTTCAATCGCATCATCCTCCGTTCCCAGTTCTTTTGGAGTGTGATTATTGGCAATTCTCTGACCTTCAAAGAGAAACCTGAGTGAAATCATAGGAACTCCCTGTCTTTGACGGTATGATTGAGTTTCTTGAGATGCGTCGTCATTTTCACTTTGAAGTGAATCTCACTGCTATCCTGTTCGTTGACTTTAATATATTCTCCTTCCTCCTTATTCCCGAAGTCTTCGATCGAAGGTTTTGCTTCCTGGTCAGACATGGTGACGGTGGCTTACCCGGGGGTCTCTGCACACCAGCAGCCTCAGGTAGGTAGAACCTTGCTCCGGGATTTACAAATCTGTCTCTCTACCCGACTGCACAACACTGTGGCTAAAGGGACTTCCCCTACACCTTCTACTTGTAAGatttatttcttaaacttttattAGGTTTGCTTTTAACctgagatgtatatatatatactgctactgctaagtcgcttcagtcgtgccctactctgtgcgaccccatagacggcagcccaccgggctcccccgtccctggaattctctaggcaagaacaccggagtgagttgccatttccttctccaatgcatgaaagtgaaaagtgaaagtggagtcgcccagtcgtgtctgactctgtgaccccatggactgcagcccaccaggctcctgcatccatgggattctaaGTTCATTAATATATTTCAAGGTGGAAGAAAAGTAGGTTTCTTCCTAATACCTATCTGCCTTGTGGTAGTTTCATTATTTCCACTTAACACAAGGGGAAACCTAGAGCTAGGTTAAAAACCTTCCACACAATCCCTCAGCTCCTCCCTGACTAAAGCAGAAATTCCAGCTCAGGCCAAGGTGATCACAGAGCCTCTACTTTTTCGTCAACACTCTTCTGTTTTTGAAGAAACTAGATGCAGAAATGTAGAGAAGATAAAAAAGCTGGATCCCCACCATCTATGACCTTAAAGAGTTTAGGACCTGGTCATGGAAAATGTAGTATAAATATACTTAAGTAGAGACATTCCCCCTACTGGTCCCAGCCTTTTCCTAGAGCCCAAGTTGTCTTTATTACTGCAATTCAGGCATATCTGACAGTGTCTGTGTGCTGGttgcaaaagggaaaaaagtgaaagtgttagttgctcagtcgtgtccagctcattgtgactctatggaattctccaggcaagaatagtaaagtggatagccatttctttctccagggaatcttcccaacccagggatcaaaccccaggtctcctgaattatacacagattctttaccatctgagccaccagtgagacCAAAGGACACCCATGGGCTTGAGGGGCCAAGTGGTCAGAAGAGTTATTACAAATGATAACCTCCAGGAGGCAGAGTTTATATCAGCATCTCCTATTACAGATATAACCTCTTGCATCTCCATGTAAGAAGAATACATTCCATGCTGCTTGACATGTGCCAAAAATTACATGTTTGCTGAGGGACTGATTTACTCCTGCATTAACAGCATCTTGCATTGAGCTTGAAGCAAGGCCTCGTTAAGTGCTGGTAGTGTGATAGCTAAAAGTAGTCACCTGGGTTACCCAGGTTCCAATTTCTGCTTTACCTCTTATTAACTGGGCAACTTTAGACAAATGAATAATCTCTCTGTATCTCAGGcttcttatctataaaacagaaatctaAGATTCCCCACTATAAGAGTGAAATgaattgttgttcaatcactaagtcatgtccagctttttgccaccccatgaactgcagcaagccagacttccctgtccttcattatctccctgagtttgctaaaactcatgtccactgagtcagtgattcccatatccatctcatcctctgtcatcctcttctcctcttgctctcaatctttgccagcatcagggtcttttccagtgagttgactcttcacatcaggtggccaaagtattagagcttcagcttcagcatcagtccttccagtgaatattcaggactgatttcccttaggattgactgtttgatctccttgctgtccaagggactctcaagagtgttccccagcaccacagtttgaaagcatcagttctttggtgcttacctggtggctcagaggttaaagcatctgcctggaatgctggagacctgggttcgatccctgggtcaggaagatcccctggagaaggagatggcaacccactccagtattcttgcctggagaatcccatggagagaggagcctggtagcctacagtccatggggtcacaaagagtcagatgcgacttcactttcactttcagccttctttatggtccagctctcccatccatacatgactactggaaaagctttgattagatggacctttgtcagcaaagtgatgtctctgttttttaatacactgtctaggtttgtcatagctgttcttccacagagcaagcgtcttttaattttgtggctgcatgAAATACATTAATATCTGTGAAATGCATAGAACTGTCCAATTTTGATTGAATGAGCTTAAAAAGGGGATTGAAATGTTTTGCCCTGCCCAGTGTATAGAACAAAAACTGAGTTAGAATGTTTTCAGAAGGGGCATACACTCTTCATTTTCACACAGACCTTACTACTGCTTGTTTCCATACATTCTGCACTCTACAATTCTGTATCATCTGTCAcacctccagtactttgtcctAAGACAGTGGTAAAATGGTTAGGGAGGACAAAAACAAGGACTTTAATCCATTAGGATGCCACAGAGATTTGATTCAACACTTCTGAGATGCAATTGTTCAAACAACTATAAATTCATGTCAAAATATATCATCTAGGCTATATCTTTATCTACACAaattaattctttaattctttccttACAATAGTCTTTGTGAAATATATCTTCCAATGCTATGTAATGTTTGCACAACAGTCAGAGGTTATATATCAAATGTTAATAGTGGTTGTTTTTtgctggaaataaaattttaatgttttatttacagAAAGGTATTCTTCTGTTTTAgaaacatgaaaatttaaaaatacatagcttttcatgtgaataaatatttcatttttattactagTGGCTAAAAATATGTATCATCTGTCTCATTTTAATTAGACTCCTACTAAAGAACATTTTAATTTGTTCCaatttcatcattattttaaacaatattaaaaacacaCCTATAAATAAAGCTTATGTCCATCTCAGGTCATAGTCTTAGGATAAATTCATAAAATTTGATTGCTAGGGTAAATACTTTGCAGGTTTTTGTGGCTTTTCACACATATTATGAAATTTCCCTGtagaaaaattttacaaatttataCTCTTTTTATACAAGAGTGTGTGAGACAGTTCATGATTTCTCCCACAAAGATAttagttctttttccagtttgaaAACATGACACTAATGTagctttaatttgaatttctttgaGTAATAGCAAGGTTGAGTACGTCTACAACTTTTCATTGGTTATTTGTAATTTTTCGGTTGTAAATTTTCCATC
It includes:
- the LOC138445094 gene encoding small ubiquitin-related modifier 1-like → MSDQEAKPSIEDFGNKEEGEYIKVNEQDSSEIHFKVKMTTHLKKLNHTVKDREFLCPKELGTEDDAIEVYQE